The Leptospiraceae bacterium genome has a segment encoding these proteins:
- a CDS encoding type II secretion system protein GspD, with protein sequence MRIRVYFFVIFSFLFLNQLFSQESKEVPKGFFVPNFRDVEIQDFLKTMAQITRHNILVDDTVRGKITIVAYKPIPVSRALEFLRSVLEVRGFTVVEDGGLLKVYKKKEAEPLSEVKKQEPAKSENDIITMIYKVPKVISVRELADLFRKLGGNDVTVHEFPSSYSIILTGYGPVIKRILEVAQEILPQKEEQLGADTTDTVHIYHVKHLQAESLANVLVKLDAPIVGKEEKPTPAPVGKIKAVAHKESNTLIVTANREEWVEIRRIIEQLDIPRKQILLEVLIAEVSGSDINDFGIDWRYIGPDAGYTQFNTGLAIEGNLIDEKGNITGNNTLSGFSIGFLQRGGDLLGILNANVSRRNFNVLSAPQILTLDNQEAEINVGQDVPVKTQERTTGGGTAEATINSFEYRPAGIKLKFTPHINPEGKINLELFTEVTNIEGGITLGVNPVFSKRNVRTFITVDNKQTIVIGGLVSTEKLKAIQKVPLLGDIPLLGFLFRRTTFTTKKTNLMVFLTPTILDNKEIADHITNSKREQQNLEYKEATEKIHLWPQDKPKTDEEIHQKQIKKEKIHVDEKKQKNKGQTFNPKPKNAIDKANP encoded by the coding sequence ATGAGAATAAGAGTTTATTTTTTTGTGATTTTTTCTTTTCTCTTTTTAAATCAGCTATTCTCTCAAGAATCAAAAGAAGTTCCAAAGGGGTTTTTTGTTCCGAATTTTCGTGATGTGGAGATACAGGATTTTCTCAAAACCATGGCACAAATAACTAGACATAACATTTTAGTAGACGATACTGTGAGAGGAAAAATCACTATCGTTGCCTACAAACCCATTCCCGTAAGTCGAGCCTTGGAGTTTTTAAGATCGGTTTTGGAAGTTCGTGGATTTACTGTTGTGGAAGATGGTGGTTTATTGAAGGTTTACAAGAAAAAAGAAGCGGAACCCCTTTCAGAAGTAAAAAAACAGGAACCCGCCAAGTCAGAAAATGATATCATCACTATGATTTACAAGGTCCCAAAAGTGATAAGTGTTCGAGAACTTGCGGATTTATTTCGTAAATTGGGAGGTAATGATGTAACAGTTCATGAGTTTCCATCTTCGTATTCTATTATCTTGACTGGGTATGGACCCGTGATCAAAAGAATCCTAGAAGTAGCACAAGAAATCCTTCCTCAAAAAGAAGAACAACTTGGGGCAGATACTACTGACACAGTTCATATTTATCACGTTAAGCATTTGCAGGCTGAAAGTTTAGCGAATGTCTTAGTAAAGCTTGATGCTCCAATTGTGGGAAAAGAAGAAAAACCGACTCCTGCTCCTGTGGGAAAGATCAAAGCTGTTGCGCATAAAGAGTCCAACACATTGATTGTGACTGCCAATCGAGAAGAGTGGGTAGAAATCCGAAGAATCATTGAACAATTAGATATACCCCGAAAGCAGATTCTTTTGGAGGTTCTGATTGCAGAGGTATCAGGTTCTGACATCAATGATTTTGGGATTGATTGGCGTTATATAGGACCTGATGCCGGATATACTCAATTCAATACGGGACTTGCCATAGAAGGCAATCTGATTGATGAAAAAGGAAACATCACAGGAAACAATACTTTGAGTGGTTTTAGCATTGGATTTTTACAAAGAGGAGGAGACCTTTTAGGGATTTTGAATGCTAACGTCTCGAGAAGAAATTTTAATGTTTTATCAGCTCCCCAAATTTTAACGTTAGATAACCAAGAAGCGGAAATCAATGTAGGACAAGATGTTCCCGTGAAAACTCAGGAGAGAACCACAGGTGGTGGAACGGCTGAAGCTACCATCAATTCTTTCGAATATAGACCTGCTGGGATAAAACTCAAGTTTACACCCCACATCAACCCAGAAGGAAAGATCAATTTAGAATTGTTCACGGAAGTTACAAATATCGAAGGAGGGATCACCTTAGGAGTGAACCCTGTTTTTAGTAAAAGAAACGTCAGGACATTTATCACCGTGGATAACAAACAGACAATTGTGATAGGAGGTTTGGTCTCAACAGAAAAATTAAAAGCTATCCAAAAAGTGCCTCTCTTAGGAGACATTCCTTTGCTTGGTTTTTTGTTTCGAAGAACAACCTTCACGACGAAAAAAACCAACTTGATGGTATTTCTTACTCCTACTATTCTTGATAACAAAGAAATTGCGGATCACATAACCAACTCAAAGCGAGAACAGCAAAATTTAGAATACAAAGAAGCAACAGAAAAAATACATCTATGGCCTCAAGATAAGCCCAAAACTGACGAAGAAATTCACCAAAAACAAATCAAAAAAGAAAAAATCCACGTAGACGAAAAAAAGCAAAAAAATAAAGGTCAAACATTTAACCCAAAACCAAAAAATGCTATTGACAAAGCAAATCCCTGA
- a CDS encoding M23 family metallopeptidase gives MKNWVLLILFFVFIFKIHADHGTQELDEIDIELQKYLQLLQQHDTDEEKLNQIFGSSTEVIKNGIVFYNISEAELGEKINSLQRKTELYRIKEGDTLFSIAKRHQMNLQEIIELNPNLKEKSSIFVGDEIKVYTLEDNPNKDSFWRNKEDVQIIEKKYKVKKGDTLTKIAKENRVDLKRIKELNKLVGDKIKPGDVLILDRYKLIQQYRIRNLFIMPVDGYITSHFGSRVNPFVHKMRSFHKGIDIAAEMGTPIRAARDGIVIFSGRMEGYGNSIFIRHQNQYITIYAHNKVNYVKVGEVVRQGQIIGEVGRTGYATGPHLHFEIRKWDKPINPLTLLNKEERIPISTQKVALK, from the coding sequence ATGAAAAATTGGGTTTTGTTGATTCTTTTTTTTGTTTTTATTTTTAAGATTCATGCTGATCATGGTACCCAAGAGCTAGATGAAATTGACATTGAATTACAAAAGTATTTACAACTTCTTCAACAACATGATACCGATGAAGAAAAGCTCAATCAAATCTTTGGTTCATCTACAGAAGTAATCAAAAACGGGATTGTGTTTTACAATATATCGGAAGCAGAATTAGGAGAAAAAATCAATAGCCTACAAAGAAAGACGGAGTTATATAGAATTAAAGAAGGAGATACATTATTTTCAATAGCAAAACGCCATCAAATGAACTTGCAAGAAATCATAGAGCTCAATCCAAATCTAAAAGAAAAAAGTTCAATTTTTGTTGGAGATGAGATCAAAGTATACACTCTTGAGGACAATCCAAATAAAGATTCTTTTTGGAGAAACAAAGAAGACGTTCAAATCATAGAAAAAAAATATAAAGTCAAAAAAGGGGACACTTTGACCAAGATTGCAAAAGAAAATCGAGTGGACCTAAAGAGAATTAAAGAACTAAATAAACTTGTGGGTGATAAAATCAAACCTGGGGATGTTTTGATTCTGGATCGCTATAAACTCATTCAGCAGTATCGGATTCGCAATTTATTCATCATGCCAGTGGACGGGTATATCACTTCCCATTTTGGTAGTAGGGTGAATCCTTTTGTTCACAAAATGAGGAGTTTTCATAAAGGGATTGATATAGCTGCTGAAATGGGAACTCCCATACGTGCAGCTCGTGATGGGATTGTGATCTTTTCGGGGAGAATGGAAGGCTATGGTAATAGCATTTTCATACGACATCAGAATCAATACATCACAATCTACGCTCATAACAAAGTGAATTACGTTAAAGTGGGAGAAGTAGTAAGGCAGGGTCAGATCATCGGAGAAGTGGGAAGAACGGGTTATGCAACAGGACCACATCTTCATTTTGAAATCCGAAAGTGGGACAAACCCATCAATCCCTTAACTCTTTTGAATAAAGAAGAAAGAATCCCAATCTCTACTCAGAAAGTTGCATTGAAATAA
- a CDS encoding type II secretion system-associated lipoprotein, translated as MKFFQFLLMFFLVYWVFFCRTTLVSKKELQNWNQDYQKHVYLTTSEVFLSDYDFETNSFVKVQDQPLIQKNSKVTLKIEAVDDWVRLRVFEENKNRIDYFGVVVLYLHPADEKKKSKELKKIIDEYIETHFKKL; from the coding sequence ATGAAGTTTTTTCAATTTTTACTGATGTTTTTTTTGGTGTATTGGGTTTTTTTCTGTAGGACGACTCTGGTTTCGAAAAAAGAACTTCAAAATTGGAATCAGGATTATCAGAAGCATGTTTATCTTACAACAAGTGAAGTTTTTCTTTCGGATTATGACTTTGAAACAAACTCTTTTGTAAAAGTTCAAGACCAACCCCTAATACAGAAAAATTCAAAAGTCACATTGAAAATTGAAGCTGTGGATGATTGGGTTCGGCTTCGAGTTTTCGAAGAAAATAAAAATCGCATAGATTATTTTGGAGTAGTGGTTCTGTACTTGCATCCCGCAGATGAAAAAAAGAAAAGTAAAGAACTGAAAAAAATCATTGATGAATATATTGAAACTCATTTCAAAAAATTATAA
- a CDS encoding ATP-binding protein, translating to MEIKSLIFDKNITSRRISIQSFIKKGIPQIKILGISPQKSSDMAIKLQTIFLSNQIELPYENIQINITPNGIDYQNYLDLSLFVCLFQSLYPSLGLDTFDFENTLFLGELNLFGEVICDESYKKIILAAKEINFETMVLSRRCSSFLYPIKDVRFYLIETIKDLKNKTWEIYEPEAPKVFFFQNETKSSKIQLPKALFEIMPIIAGKHSVFLIEKTKIHKWEFLYAFSRLISTLHPTEWEQLHSNENFQDQLPMAIINSNITKNELIGSKKSILESLLFRNQFGILLIDDFPSFSKDKVLIFKDLLEKKFIDYPSENFRLRNSFWLTFFSYPCPCGNFLHPVDECICSYKEIKKYHSKFELYIKNFVDIIMPVDHEVISITMDEFTQYKEKIKSAMLIQFERYQKESFFYNSHAPNERMEEFMSFDSEQTSKLWKEKTKMLSSENEKNIIRRIARTIADYNGNPRITADDLQVAFSFRNTLLFLEQPKIQKTITDPSK from the coding sequence ATGGAAATCAAATCCTTAATCTTCGATAAAAATATAACATCAAGAAGAATTTCAATCCAGAGCTTCATCAAAAAAGGAATTCCACAGATCAAGATTTTAGGAATCTCCCCCCAAAAAAGCTCTGATATGGCAATCAAATTACAAACCATTTTTCTTAGCAATCAAATCGAACTACCCTACGAAAACATCCAAATCAACATTACTCCAAATGGAATAGACTACCAAAATTATTTAGATTTGAGTTTATTTGTTTGTCTTTTTCAAAGTTTGTATCCTAGTCTTGGTCTTGATACGTTTGATTTCGAAAATACTCTTTTTTTAGGAGAGCTGAATCTTTTTGGAGAAGTCATATGCGATGAGTCCTATAAAAAGATCATTCTTGCCGCAAAAGAAATAAACTTTGAAACGATGGTCCTATCAAGGCGCTGCTCGAGTTTTCTTTATCCCATCAAGGATGTTCGATTTTATTTGATTGAAACCATCAAAGACTTAAAAAACAAGACATGGGAAATTTATGAACCTGAAGCCCCAAAAGTATTTTTTTTTCAAAATGAAACCAAATCATCCAAAATCCAACTTCCAAAAGCTCTCTTCGAAATCATGCCAATCATTGCTGGAAAGCATTCTGTGTTTCTGATAGAAAAAACCAAAATCCACAAATGGGAGTTTCTTTATGCCTTTTCCCGTTTGATTAGCACTCTTCATCCAACTGAATGGGAGCAACTGCACTCTAACGAAAACTTTCAAGATCAACTCCCTATGGCAATCATCAATAGTAATATCACAAAAAACGAACTCATAGGATCAAAAAAAAGCATCCTCGAAAGTCTACTTTTTCGTAATCAATTTGGCATTCTTTTGATTGATGATTTTCCTTCATTTAGCAAAGATAAAGTATTGATCTTTAAGGACCTATTAGAAAAAAAATTTATTGATTATCCTTCCGAAAACTTTCGACTAAGAAATTCGTTTTGGCTGACGTTTTTTTCTTACCCTTGTCCTTGTGGAAATTTTCTTCATCCAGTGGATGAATGTATCTGTAGCTACAAAGAAATCAAAAAATACCATAGTAAGTTTGAACTCTACATCAAAAACTTTGTTGATATCATCATGCCTGTTGATCATGAAGTTATCTCAATCACGATGGATGAATTTACACAGTACAAAGAAAAAATCAAATCTGCAATGTTAATCCAATTTGAACGATACCAAAAAGAAAGTTTTTTCTACAACTCTCATGCCCCCAATGAAAGAATGGAAGAATTTATGTCATTCGATAGCGAACAAACCTCAAAACTTTGGAAAGAAAAAACAAAAATGCTTTCTTCTGAGAATGAAAAAAATATCATCCGAAGGATTGCAAGAACCATCGCCGACTACAATGGCAATCCTCGGATAACTGCTGATGATCTACAAGTTGCTTTTTCTTTTCGAAATACACTTTTGTTTCTTGAACAGCCCAAAATCCAGAAAACCATCACCGATCCTTCAAAATAA
- a CDS encoding YraN family protein yields MKEKNSFKHESEKIAIDYLKNRQYDVLKHNFLIQTEKRKVEIDIIAFHQMEKRLHFVEVKRWKKNFFIHPLLRENSKRKELLYEAYKVFLKMVRQNLEMYQDLNEFKNFINFLKEMSVWDVGVSFDLIWIQDREIKHYKNIFF; encoded by the coding sequence GTGAAGGAAAAAAACTCCTTTAAGCATGAGTCCGAAAAAATAGCGATTGATTATTTAAAAAATCGTCAATATGATGTTTTAAAGCATAATTTTCTGATACAAACTGAAAAAAGAAAAGTTGAAATTGATATCATCGCTTTTCATCAGATGGAGAAAAGACTGCACTTTGTTGAAGTCAAACGTTGGAAAAAGAATTTTTTCATTCATCCGCTTTTGAGAGAAAATTCCAAAAGAAAAGAATTACTTTACGAAGCTTATAAAGTTTTTTTGAAAATGGTTAGGCAGAATTTGGAGATGTATCAAGATTTAAATGAGTTTAAAAATTTTATAAATTTTCTTAAAGAAATGTCGGTTTGGGATGTAGGTGTTTCGTTTGATTTGATTTGGATACAAGATCGAGAAATCAAGCATTACAAAAATATTTTCTTTTAG
- a CDS encoding HD domain-containing protein, whose translation MVYYIKMATSKRKVIKIEQLKSGMSFTAPVYIDENNVLVRAYETIKKSDIEKLLKWGIDKVYTDGEEVSVVEEKVQLPQGGAKDLENVKISKEFEKAKEYRDEFQKQVFEIGKKLQKNIRSLVERKHFNNHEVLSDALYLAGVVMDYRFFPILLLGIRISDDILIQHSIHAALYGGYLGKLINLGKIRVHELIFSMMIMDVGMFFIPIELRKKNYPLTEEEKKIFYNHTLFGFKVLTQDAYVKQNLAIVSLQHHENFDGTGYPKKLQKEDINLMARIAAIADRYTAMLEDRYHRKARIPYEAMKILLSEEASHLDPRILRFMVGGLSIYPIGSLVELSNGFKAIVVEGNLKSPLRPLVKLVFDPKGKHIEENYFLDLAKEHQITVIKVLDAKEENIDILSLM comes from the coding sequence ATGGTATATTATATAAAGATGGCTACCTCAAAAAGAAAAGTAATCAAAATTGAACAACTAAAATCGGGAATGTCGTTTACTGCACCTGTTTACATTGACGAGAATAATGTATTAGTTCGAGCCTACGAAACCATCAAGAAAAGTGATATTGAAAAACTACTGAAATGGGGTATCGATAAGGTTTATACAGATGGGGAGGAAGTTTCTGTTGTTGAAGAAAAAGTTCAACTACCTCAGGGTGGAGCAAAAGATTTAGAGAACGTAAAGATTTCAAAAGAATTCGAAAAGGCAAAAGAATATCGGGATGAGTTCCAAAAGCAAGTTTTCGAAATTGGAAAAAAGCTACAAAAAAACATTCGTTCTCTTGTAGAAAGAAAGCACTTTAATAATCACGAAGTTCTATCGGATGCGTTGTATCTTGCTGGTGTTGTTATGGATTATCGTTTTTTCCCCATCTTACTATTGGGAATTCGGATATCTGATGATATCTTGATACAACATTCAATTCATGCAGCATTATATGGAGGATATTTAGGCAAGTTGATCAATCTAGGTAAAATTCGAGTGCATGAGCTGATTTTTTCTATGATGATAATGGATGTTGGGATGTTTTTTATCCCTATAGAACTAAGAAAAAAGAATTATCCATTAACTGAAGAAGAAAAAAAGATTTTTTACAATCATACTTTATTTGGTTTTAAAGTTTTAACTCAAGATGCTTATGTTAAGCAAAACTTAGCAATAGTTTCTTTGCAACACCATGAGAACTTCGATGGAACAGGTTATCCAAAAAAATTACAAAAAGAAGATATCAACCTGATGGCTCGCATAGCCGCTATTGCAGATCGTTATACTGCCATGTTGGAGGATCGATACCATCGAAAAGCCAGAATCCCTTATGAAGCCATGAAAATTTTACTTTCAGAAGAAGCCTCTCATCTGGATCCAAGGATTTTACGTTTTATGGTAGGTGGACTTTCCATTTATCCGATAGGAAGTTTGGTGGAATTATCTAATGGTTTTAAGGCAATTGTTGTTGAAGGAAACCTCAAATCCCCACTACGACCTTTAGTGAAATTAGTTTTTGATCCCAAAGGCAAACACATCGAAGAGAATTACTTTTTGGATCTTGCAAAAGAACATCAGATCACCGTTATCAAGGTATTGGATGCAAAAGAAGAAAACATAGACATCCTGAGCTTAATGTGA